Proteins encoded together in one Impatiens glandulifera chromosome 1, dImpGla2.1, whole genome shotgun sequence window:
- the LOC124920544 gene encoding uncharacterized protein LOC124920544 has protein sequence MSPRPGVPLILYLTIIESSMGSMLAQENENKEEVAVYYLNKRMTGYELNYSFVEKVCWALAWVTKRLRHYMQAHPIKLVSRLDPIRFLFQRTLLSPRLAKWMMMISKYDITYTVQKSIKGSIVADFLADQLITIEDDDEEMVFPDDEIMVVQSETWKLMFDGASGRQGYGIGILLIDPAGTYNPTSVKLSYSVTNNEAEYEACIAEIKLASEKRISRLEVIGDSNLVISQANGDWQVKGDNLKPYNSFLMRLIAKFESVVFINASKSQNRFADALATLAAMTQIPEGIKIKPLKIQKRCNRIYEKLVVANASISSKPWFEPIQSYIERGEYPAHFQKKERRALRQFATSYVVVAGCLYRRSFDGQNMLCVDQAESTTIMEEVHAGNCGSHMNGMALAKKVLRLGYFWKNLEQDCIAFVKKCHQCQIYANL, from the coding sequence ATGTCTCCGAGGCCGGGAGTTCCTTTGATTCTTTATCTCACCATCATCGAGTCATCCATGGGGAGCATGTTGGCCCAAGAGAACGAGAACAAGGAGGAAGTAGCCGTCTACTATCTCAACAAAAGGATGACCGGTTACGAGTTGAACTATTCTTTTGTGGAAAAAGTCTGTTGGGCACTAGCCTGGGTAACTAAGAGGTTGCGCcactacatgcaagcccacccAATCAAGCTAGTGTCGAGACTCGATCCCATTCGTTTCTTGTTTCAAAGAACTCTTCTTTCGCCGCGTCTtgctaaatggatgatgatgatttcaaaatatGACATCACATATACCGTGCAAAAGTCGATCAAGGGGAGTATAGTGGCTGATTTCCTAGCTGATCAACTAATCACCATTGAAGACGATGACGAAGAAATGGTCTTCCCAGATGATGAGATCATGGTTGTTCAATCCGAAACGTGGAAGTTAATGTTCGATGGCGCGTCGGGAAGACAGGGTTACGGCATTGGTATCCTTTTGATCGATCCTGCTGGCACGTATAATCCTACTTCTGTTAAGTTGAGTTATAGTGTCACCAACAACGAGGCTGAGTACGAAGCATGCATTGCTGAGATCAAGTTAGCTAGCGAGAAGAGGATTAGCAGATTGGAGGTTATTGGAGACTCGAATCTTGTAATCTCACAAGCCAATGGGGATTGGCAGGTCAAAGGCGACAATCTTAAACCTTATAATTCTTTTCTCATGCGTTTAATCGCCAAATTCGAAAGTGTTGTTTTCATCAATGCTTCAAAGAGTCAGAACCGTTTCGCTGACGCCCTTGCAACTCTCGCGGCAATGACTCAAATTCCCGAAGGAATCAAGATCAAGCCACTCAAAATCCAAAAGAGGTGCAATCGCATCTATGAGAAACTAGTGGTGGCTAACGCTAGTATCTCAAGCAAACCTTGGTTCGAGCCCATTCAATCATATATCGAAAGGGGGGAATACCCTGCCCACTTTCAGAAGAAAGAGCGCCGCGCTCTCCGTCAGTTTGCCACTAGCTATGTGGTTGTGGCAGGATGTCTCTATCGACGATCTTTTGATGGACAAAACATGCTTTGTGTAGATCAGGCGGAGTCTACTACCATCATGGAAGAAGTGCATGCTGGGAATTGCGGTTCCCACATGAATGGCATGGCTCTTGCTAAGAAAGTTCTTCGGCTAGGCTACTTTTGGAAGAACTTGGAACAAGATTGCATTGCGTTCGTCAAGAAGTGTCACCAGTGTCAAATTTATGCTAATCTATAG